The following are encoded in a window of Amblyraja radiata isolate CabotCenter1 chromosome 7, sAmbRad1.1.pri, whole genome shotgun sequence genomic DNA:
- the LOC116974906 gene encoding tubulin alpha-8 chain-like — MVGCMPGENEKLRECISIHIGQAGVQMGNACWELYCLEHGIQPDGYRPDGSSTGGTDGSFNTFFCETSAGKHVPRAIFVDPEPSVIDQVRVGTHRLLFHPKQLVTGKEDSANNYARGRYSVGIGMIEPVLDRIRKLADQCTGLQGFLVFHSFGGGTGSGFTSLLMDRLTADYSKKSKLEFCIYPAPRISTAVVEPYNSILTTSTTLDHTDCSFMVDNEAIYDICQKHLGVECPGYVNLNRLIGQIVSSITTSLRFDGALNVDLIEFQTNLVPYPRIHFPLVTYAPVISAEKAHHEQMSVAEITKSCFEPANQMVKCDPRYGKYMACCLLYRGDVVPKDVNAAIGAIKTKRTIQFVDWCPTGFKFGINYQPPTAVPGGDLAKVQRAVCMLSNTTAIAEAWARLDHKFDLMYAKRAFVHWYVGEGMEEGEFSEAREDMAALEKDYEEVGADSTNNANEGEEF; from the exons CGAGAGTGTATCTCCATCCATATTGGCCAGGCCGGAGTCCAGATGGGCAATGCATGCTGGGAGCTCTACTGCCTGGAACATGGCATCCAGCCCGACGGCTACAGACCAGACGGCAGCAGCACTGGCGGGACAGACGGCTCCTTCAACACCTTCTTCTGCGAGACGTCGGCTGGGAAACACGTGCCCAGGGCCATCTTTGTGGATCCAGAACCCTCTGTGATCG ATCAGGTCCGTGTTGGTACCCACCGCCTGCTCTTCCACCCCAAGCAGCTCGTGACTGGGAAGGAAGATTCTGCCAACAACTACGCTCGTGGGCGCTACAGCGTCGGTATTGGGATGATAGAGCCCGTCTTGGATAGGATTCGGAAACTG GCTGACCAGTGCACGGGTCTCCAAGGCTTCCTGGTGTTCCATAGCTTTGGTGGAGGTACTGGTTCTGGCTTCACCTCCCTGCTGATGGACCGTCTGACTGCCGACTACAGCAAGAAGTCCAAGCTGGAGTTCTGCATCTACCCGGCTCCACGGATCTCCACCGCTGTAGTGGAGCCCTACAACTCCATCCTGACCACCAGCACCACCCTGGACCACACTGACTGCTCCTTCATGGTGGATAATGAAGCCATCTACGACATCTGCCAGAAGCACCTGGGCGTCGAGTGTCCAGGCTACGTGAACCTCAACAGGCTCATTGGCCAGATCGTCTCGTCGATCACCACCTCCCTCCGCTTTGACGGGGCCCTGAACGTGGATCTGATAGAATTCCAGACCAACTTGGTGCCCTATCCCCGAATCCACTTCCCCCTGGTCACCTACGCCCCGGTCATCTCGGCCGAGAAGGCTCACCATGAACAAATGTCCGTGGCCGAGATCACCAAGTCTTGCTTTGAGCCGGCCAACCAGATGGTCAAGTGCGACCCTCGCTATGGCAAGTACATGGCTTGTTGTCTGCTTTACCGCGGTGATGTGGTGCCAAAGGACGTCAACGCTGCCATTGGTGCCATCAAGACCAAACGAACCATCCAGTTTGTGGACTGGTGCCCGACTGGGTTCAAGTTTGGCATCAACTACCAGCCTCCCACTGCGGTGCCCGGTGGTGACCTGGCCAAGGTGCAGCGTGCAGTGTGTATGCTGAGCAACACCACTGCCATCGCTGAGGCTTGGGCACGGCTCGACCACAAGTTTGACCTGATGTACGCCAAGCGCGCCTTCGTGCATTGGtacgtgggggaggggatggaggagggagagttcTCCGAGGCCCGTGAAGACATGGCAGCCTTGGAGAAGGATTACGAGGAGGTTGGAGCTGACAGCACAAACAATGCTAATGAAGGAGAGGAATTCTGA